The DNA window ACCGTATCTATGGATATGAATACATGGGATGAGATGGAAACAACATTGAATGATGTGAAGCTTGCTGTAGGGGAACAACAAGTGGATGTAACTATTCATGGTGGTGCTCGAGTTTTGCTTTGTGATGAAATGATTGAATATATTGCTTCTCATCGCAATCAATATCTATTGGGAAATAGCCATTTTATGTTAGTGTCCATTCCTGAAAATAGCAAAGTCCATCACATTAATGCATGGTTGCTAGCTTTGCTTAATATGGGGATTGTTCCTATCATTAGTGAAGTAGAGACACATCGTCAATTGTTTACTAAACCAGAGCAATTGTTGGAATGGGTAGATAAAGGGATACTAATTCAATGTAATATGGCTTCCTTTAATCATAGCAATGCTAACTATCATAGAGCTATTGAATTATATCGCAATGGTCTAATTCACTTCTTTGGTACTGGTTACTGTAATGAAAGTGATGTACAAGCACATCAAGGCTACGTAGAAGCTATTTCTAAATTAGATAGTACGTACAAAAAAGATTTGTTGCCGAATATTCATCTCAATGAACGCGATCTTTTAGCTGATCGCACATTCTATCCAGCGGTTCCTTCTAGTTGGGTAGGTCAAAAATCCAATTTCTTGACACGTCTATTTGGTTTTACATTATAATTTATATAGGTTCTTTTATTCATGCTGTATTGGCATGGCTAAAAGAGCCTATTTTTACTTTATATTGTATTTGTTCTTGAAAACAACCACCATATATAGTATACTGAGTTAGCGGTAAAAATAGAGAGTTTAGTCATAATTCTTTACATTTTTACATATAAATTTATAAAAAGTATGGTATACCATACTTTTTTCTATGTCTTAACATATATTTCAGCGGTAACAAAATGGGGAGGTTGCCAATATGTTGCAGGTCATTAAACGGGATGGTACAAAGGTACCATTTGATAAGAATAAGATTGCTTTGGCTATAGAAAAAGCTGAGCATAGTAGTACAGGGTTGTACGAAGAGGGGTTGGCACAGCGTATTGCTGATGAAATTGAAGAATATGCTACAAAGCTCCAAAAAGACATGACAATTTATGCTATTGAAGATCAAGTGTATTATAAGTTGATTGAGTATCATAATCCTGCAACGGCACGTGCCTATGAAGGTTACAAAGCTGTTCAAGCTTTTAAACGCCGTCAAAATACTACTGATGATGATGTAATCGGTTTATTAGATCGCAGTAATGTCAGCGTTCTCGATGAAAACTCTAATAAGGATGCTGCTATTGTATCTACACAACGTGATTTAATTGCCGGTGAAGTATCTAAGGATATTGCTCGTCGTAAATTAATTCCTACAGATATTTTAGAAGCCCATGATAGTGGTGCTATTCACTTCCATGATATGGATTACATTATCCAGCCTATGTTTAACTGTTGCTTGATCAATTTGGAAGATATGCTAACAAATGGTACGGTTATCAATGGTAAGAAAATTGATACACCTAAATCCTTCCAAGTTGCATGTACAGTAACAACGCAAATTATTGCACAAGTTGCATCTGGTCAATACGGCGGTCAAAGTATCAATGGTATCGATCGCATTTTGGCGCCATTCGTACGTAAATCTTACGAAAAAATCCTCAACAATGTTATTGAAGAACAAGTTGAGATTTACGGGATGGAACCAAATATGGAAAAAGCCCGTGAAATTGCGTGGAAACGTACGCGTAAAGAGGTTAAGGATGGCATCCAAACTATCCAATATCAAATCAATACATTGATGACTACAAATGGTCAATCTCCATTTGTTACATTGTTCATGTATTTTAAACCTGATTATGAATATGCTAAAGAGGCTGCTCTTATTACAGAAGAGATTTTGCGCCAACGTATTAAGGGTGTAAAAAATGAAGCTGATGTATATATTACGCCAGCATTCCCTAAATTGATTTATGTTCTTGATGAACATAATGTAACGCCTGATAGTCCATATTACTATTTAACTGAACTTGCTGCACAATGTACTGCTAAACGCATGTATCCAGATTATATTTCCGCTAAGAAGATGAAGGAAAACTATGAGGGTAATGTATTTAGCCCAATGGGATGTCGTTCTTTCTTATCTCCTTGGAAGGATGAAAAGGGGAACTATAAGTTTGATGGGCGCTTTAATATGGGCGTTGTAAGTTTGAACTTACCTCAAATTGGTATCTTAGCTCGCGGTAGTGAAGAAAGATTCTTTGAAATTTTAGATAAACGTCTTGAATTAGCGGAAAAAGCATTACTGTTACGTTACAACTTATTAAAGGATGTAGTGAGTGATGTATCGCCAATTCATTGGCAACACGGTGCTATTGCGCGCCTAAAAAAAGGAGAGAAAATCGCTCGCTTCCTTACTGGTGGTTATGCAACAATTTCTCTTGGCTACATCGGTATTTATGAAGCAACTCGATTGATTACCGGTGAGTCTAACACAGGTGAAAAAGGTCGTGTATTTGCCATGAAAATTATGGATCGTTTAAATGATGCCATCAATCTATGGCATGATAAACATAATCTTGGCTTTGGTTTATATGGTACACCTGCTGAAAGCTTAACAAATCGATTCTCTTCTCTAGATCGTGCTCGCTTTGGTGTAATTGAAGATATTACTGATAAAGGGTATTACACTAATAGTTATCACGTTAATGTTCGTGAAGAAATCAATGTATTTGATAAGTTTAATTTTGAATCTGAATTCCAAAAGAAATCGACCGGTGGTTGTATTTCCTATGCGGAAATTCCGAATATGACTAACAATATCCCAGCTGTTTTGACTATGATTCAATATATTTATGATCATATTTCTTATGCTGAGTTTAATACCAAGTCCGACTACTGTCACGAATGTGGTTTTGATGGTGAAATTAAGGTCAATGAACATAATGAATGGGAATGTCCTCGTTGCCACAACACAAACCGCGATAAATTAACTGTAATTCGTCGTACTTGTGGTTATTTAGGTGAAAACTTCTGGAATGAAGGTCGTACGAAAGAAATCAAAGATCGTGTAATGCATATTTAAAATTATTAGAATTATAGTTACTATAAATACATGGTAAAAGCTGTGCTTAAGGCACAGCTTTTACTGTATATATGAGAAATTGAAATATATCTATATGGTGTTAATCAAAGTTGATAACCACTATTATGGAGGTAATTATGAGATATGGGCAAATAAGACAATATGATATTGCCAATGGGGAAGGTATTCGTACATCTATATTCGTAACCGGTTGTACACATTGTTGCTATAACTGTTTTAATGAAGAATACCAGAATTTTAATGCCGGTAAGGAATGGACTCAATCTGAAACTGATTTAGTTGTATCCTATGTGAAAAGTCCAACATGCTCAGGTTTAACCTTGTTAGGTGGGGAACCGTTCCAAAATGTACAAGGCTTATTACCGGTGGTGCGGGCAGTTCGTGCGGCGGCGCCAGAAAAGAAAATTTGGGCCTATTCAGGTTATACAATAGATGATATCTTAGAAGATGAGTTGAGAAGCGCTTTATTACATGAAATTGATATTCTCGTAGACGGTCGCTTTGTAGATGAACTAAAAGATCCAGCATTGCGATTTAGAGGGTCATCTAATCAACGTATTATAGACGTTAAGAAAACATTAGAAACAGGCGAAGTCGTATTAGCAATGGAGTAAGTATGGCATTTGATAAACGTTTAATAGGCCTCATAATTATCGTTGGATTTATAGCGGGATTAGTAGGGGCCTCTTATACACATTTATT is part of the Veillonella sp. genome and encodes:
- a CDS encoding CpsB/CapC family capsule biosynthesis tyrosine phosphatase, encoding MNRVVDLHGCILPAVLGPQGPQTMAESVKMIKSLAEQGITDIFSTPDVTVSMDMNTWDEMETTLNDVKLAVGEQQVDVTIHGGARVLLCDEMIEYIASHRNQYLLGNSHFMLVSIPENSKVHHINAWLLALLNMGIVPIISEVETHRQLFTKPEQLLEWVDKGILIQCNMASFNHSNANYHRAIELYRNGLIHFFGTGYCNESDVQAHQGYVEAISKLDSTYKKDLLPNIHLNERDLLADRTFYPAVPSSWVGQKSNFLTRLFGFTL
- the nrdD gene encoding anaerobic ribonucleoside-triphosphate reductase, with the protein product MLQVIKRDGTKVPFDKNKIALAIEKAEHSSTGLYEEGLAQRIADEIEEYATKLQKDMTIYAIEDQVYYKLIEYHNPATARAYEGYKAVQAFKRRQNTTDDDVIGLLDRSNVSVLDENSNKDAAIVSTQRDLIAGEVSKDIARRKLIPTDILEAHDSGAIHFHDMDYIIQPMFNCCLINLEDMLTNGTVINGKKIDTPKSFQVACTVTTQIIAQVASGQYGGQSINGIDRILAPFVRKSYEKILNNVIEEQVEIYGMEPNMEKAREIAWKRTRKEVKDGIQTIQYQINTLMTTNGQSPFVTLFMYFKPDYEYAKEAALITEEILRQRIKGVKNEADVYITPAFPKLIYVLDEHNVTPDSPYYYLTELAAQCTAKRMYPDYISAKKMKENYEGNVFSPMGCRSFLSPWKDEKGNYKFDGRFNMGVVSLNLPQIGILARGSEERFFEILDKRLELAEKALLLRYNLLKDVVSDVSPIHWQHGAIARLKKGEKIARFLTGGYATISLGYIGIYEATRLITGESNTGEKGRVFAMKIMDRLNDAINLWHDKHNLGFGLYGTPAESLTNRFSSLDRARFGVIEDITDKGYYTNSYHVNVREEINVFDKFNFESEFQKKSTGGCISYAEIPNMTNNIPAVLTMIQYIYDHISYAEFNTKSDYCHECGFDGEIKVNEHNEWECPRCHNTNRDKLTVIRRTCGYLGENFWNEGRTKEIKDRVMHI
- the nrdG gene encoding anaerobic ribonucleoside-triphosphate reductase activating protein, producing the protein MRYGQIRQYDIANGEGIRTSIFVTGCTHCCYNCFNEEYQNFNAGKEWTQSETDLVVSYVKSPTCSGLTLLGGEPFQNVQGLLPVVRAVRAAAPEKKIWAYSGYTIDDILEDELRSALLHEIDILVDGRFVDELKDPALRFRGSSNQRIIDVKKTLETGEVVLAME